A genome region from Nicotiana tabacum cultivar K326 chromosome 13, ASM71507v2, whole genome shotgun sequence includes the following:
- the LOC107784880 gene encoding laccase-12-like, producing the protein MEAFNSIANPLSSFFFMCILLLLANAASAKTHHHDFVIQATPVKRLCMTHNTITVNGQFPGPTLEVNNGDTLVVKVVNKAQYNVTIHWHGVRQIRTGWADGPEFITQCPIRPGKSYTYRFTIQGQEGTLWWHAHSSWLRATVYGALIIHPKEGDSYPFPKPKRETPILLGEWWDANPIDVIRRATRTGAPPNVSDAYTINGQPGDLYKCSSQDTTIVPVDSGETNLLRVINAALNQQLFFSVANHKLTVVGADASYVKPFTTSVLMLGPGQTTDVLITTDQPRAKYYMAARAYASAQGAPFDNTTTTAILEYKTASCSSNCVKTNPVFPSLPAYNDTATATAFTTKFRSPRKVEVPTEIDENLFFTVGLGLNNCPRGASSSNCQGPNGTRFAASMNNVSFVLPSNFSLLQAHHQGIPGVFSTDFPANPPVKFDYTGNVSRSLWQPVPGTKLYKLKYGARVQVVLQGTSIFTAENHPIHLHGYDFYIIAEGFGNFNPKRDTAKFNLIDPPLRNTASVPVNGWAVIRFVADNPGVWLMHCHLDVHIGWGLGMAFLVENGVSELESLEAPPVDLPVC; encoded by the exons atggAGGCCTTCAACAGCATTGCCAACCCTTTGAGTTCTTTCTTCTTTATGTGCATTTTGCTTCTCTTGGCAAATGCAGCATCTGCGAAAACTCACCACCATGATTTTGTT ATTCAAGCAACACCAGTGAAGAGGCTGTGCATGACTCACAACACCATAACGGTGAATGGACAATTCCCTGGACCAACATTAGAAGTAAACAATGGTGATACTCTGGTCGTCAAGGTTGTCAATAAAGCTCAATACAATGTCACCATTCACTG GCATGGGGTAAGGCAGATTAGGACAGGATGGGCAGATGGACCAGAATTTATCACTCAGTGCCCAATTAGACCAGGAAAGAGTTACACTTACCGGTTTACCATTCAAGGACAGGAAGGGACTCTTTGGTGGCACGCTCACAGCTCGTGGCTCAGGGCCACTGTTTATGGAGCTCTAATTATCCACCCCAAAGAAGGAGACTCATATCCATTTCCTAAGCCCAAAAGAGAAACGCCAATTCTTCTAG GTGAGTGGTGGGATGCAAACCCTATTGACGTTATAAGACGAGCTACAAGAACAGGAGCACCTCCTAATGTATCTGATGCATACACCATTAATGGTCAACCAGGTGACCTCTACAAGTGTTCCAGTCAAG ATACTACCATCGTCCCTGTGGACTCGGGTGAAACCAACCTCCTCCGAGTTATCAACGCTGCACTCAACCAACAACTTTTCTTTTCCGTCGCCAACCACAAACTTACTGTTGTTGGAGCAGATGCCTCTTATGTTAAACCCTTCACAACATCAGTCCTTATGCTCGGACCAGGCCAGACAACTGACGTCCTAATCACAACTGATCAGCCACGAGCCAAATATTACATGGCAGCACGTGCCTATGCTAGCGCTCAAGGCGCCCCCTTTGATAATACCACAACCACTGCCATCCTTGAGTACAAGACagcttcttgttcttctaattgTGTCAAGACCAATCCAGTTTTCCCATCTCTACCAGCATATAATGACACGGCCACTGCTACAGCCTTCACAACCAAATTCAGAAGCCCGAGAAAGGTCGAGGTGCCCACTGAAATTGACGAAAATCTATTCTTCACAGTTGGGCTGGGACTGAACAACTGCCCAAGAGGTGCAAGCTCGAGTAATTGTCAAGGTCCAAATGGCACTCGATTCGCTGCCAGTATGAACAATGTATCTTTTGTGCTACCATCCAACTTTTCCCTGCTACAAGCACATCACCAAGGAATACCTGGTGTCTTCTCAACTGATTTCCCAGCAAACCCTCCTGTAAAATTTGATTACACGGGTAACGTAAGCCGATCACTCTGGCAACCCGTTCCAGGAACAAAGCTGTACAAACTGAAATATGGCGCAAGAGTGCAGGTTGTGTTACAGGGGACAAGCATATTTACAGCTGAGAACCACCCAATTCATCTCCACGGATATGATTTTTACATCATTGCGGAGGGTTTCGGTAACTTTAATCCCAAAAGAGATACAGCTAAATTCAACCTTATTGATCCACCTCTCAGAAATACGGCCAGTGTACCCGTCAATGGATGGGCAGTCATCAGATTTGTCGCTGACAATCCAG GAGTGTGGCTAATGCATTGTCACTTGGATGTTCACATTGGCTGGGGTTTGGGCATGGCGTTCCTTGTGGAAAACGGAGTTAGTGAATTGGAATCATTGGAGGCTCCTCCAGTAGATCTGCCTGTCTGTTGA